One genomic window of Trichomycterus rosablanca isolate fTriRos1 chromosome 1, fTriRos1.hap1, whole genome shotgun sequence includes the following:
- the il22 gene encoding interleukin-22, giving the protein MYYVLNVDARAVVRLRSRPLDNSETWNNVMVMAKHAQAQDRDHETRLIPVIPNNKLKGGDVCCVNVGILNYYLKHILHAGQVHYPRLHLVKPDLHRVARDLEPHCQNNNTELEHLKTFKQNLKRAGEMYKSNSTAENKAIGETDILFHYLYESCNPPRTS; this is encoded by the exons ATGTACTACGTGTTGAATGTGGATGCTCGAGCTGTGGTGAGGCTTCGATCTCGTCCTCTGGATAATTCTGAAACCTGGAACAACGTCATGGTGATGGCCAAACac GCACAAGCACAAGACCGAGACCATGAAACACGCCTGATTCCAGTCATTCCCAACAACAAACTAAAA GGTGGGGATGTTTGCTGTGTGAACGTGGGAATCCTGAATTACTACCTTAAGCACATTCTGCATGCAGGGCAGGTGCACTACCCACGCCTACACTTGGTCAAGCCTGATTTACACAGAGTTGCTAGAGACCTGGAACCACACTGT CAGAACAATAATACTGAGCTGGAGCACTTGAAAACCTTCAAGCAGAACCTTAAAAGAGCCGGAGAAATGTATAAG AGTAACTCCACAGCTGAGAATAAGGCTATTGGGGAAACTGATATTCTCTTCCACTACCTCTACGAGTCTTGCAACCCACCTAGGACCTCCTAA